A section of the Bacillus pumilus genome encodes:
- a CDS encoding alpha/beta hydrolase yields MSKSPEGMGTEDSFFGESRPFFIPGTEQLDITAHPYRLFIFKPNTTPPAAGFPVMYVLDGNSIFGTMVEAIRLQSRKPEKTGVVPAIIVGIGYQTDAPYHPLRHYDLTLTGPDASIGGKRKDFSTHTYGGASAFFSFLEKVVKPYIEQRFPINQSRQTLFGHSLGGLFVLHTLFEHPDAYQTYIAGSPSIHWNKKLFLEKEHQFINHIRQVPIDVRLLVGVGELEKHHPCQMNDHAHALANRMLPLSSYGLHTAYHEFPKEGHTSVLPVLMNDAFRFALYHDDPFTPTDMKERQ; encoded by the coding sequence ATGTCCAAAAGCCCCGAAGGAATGGGTACTGAGGATTCATTTTTCGGAGAAAGCCGTCCTTTTTTTATACCTGGGACGGAGCAACTGGATATCACAGCACACCCATACAGACTTTTTATATTTAAACCGAATACTACTCCTCCAGCGGCTGGTTTTCCAGTCATGTACGTGCTTGATGGGAATTCAATTTTTGGCACAATGGTCGAAGCCATTCGTTTACAGTCAAGAAAACCCGAAAAAACAGGTGTTGTACCTGCCATCATTGTTGGAATTGGCTATCAGACAGACGCGCCCTATCATCCGCTCAGGCATTATGATCTCACTCTAACCGGCCCTGACGCTTCCATTGGTGGCAAAAGAAAGGATTTCTCCACCCATACATATGGCGGCGCATCTGCGTTCTTTTCTTTTTTAGAAAAGGTTGTAAAGCCTTATATCGAGCAGCGCTTTCCGATCAACCAGAGTCGTCAAACACTGTTTGGGCACTCTCTTGGCGGTCTTTTTGTATTACACACACTATTTGAGCACCCTGATGCTTATCAGACATATATTGCAGGCAGTCCTTCTATCCACTGGAACAAAAAATTATTTTTAGAAAAAGAACACCAATTCATCAATCATATACGTCAGGTGCCTATCGATGTCAGGCTGCTTGTAGGTGTAGGTGAGTTAGAAAAACATCATCCATGTCAAATGAATGATCATGCACATGCACTAGCAAATCGTATGCTGCCTTTATCCTCATATGGCTTGCATACAGCCTATCACGAGTTCCCTAAAGAAGGACATACGTCCGTTTTACCGGTGCTGATGAATGACGCTTTTCGTTTTGCACTCTATCATGATGATCCTTTCACACCCACAGACATGAAGGAAAGGCAGTGA
- the dhbC gene encoding isochorismate synthase DhbC, producing MKHSLLSSEEKVQLLQDYQPGAFFLASPKRTILAEGIFQHIETNQLNELSTRVAHVFDDAKQAGIQTPIVAGAVPFDPAQPVRLNVPVHVQFSDPLEFQQGDEESEAVSPSYEVTPVPAPDVYMEGVNEGLAKIENGELSKIVLSRSLHLKANRDIHTKTILERLARHNTTGYTFAANIADPKASQKRILLGASPELLLSKTGSSVISNPLAGSRPRSSDPVEDQRRHDELLTSAKDLHEHAVVVEAVTKALTPYCHTLDVPASPSVIQTETMWHLSTVVKGELTDSSVSSIDLAISLHPTPAVCGTPTADAREAIRAIEPFDRGFFTGMIGWADNNGDGDWIVTIRCAEAEGHSLRLFAGAGVVKGSKAEDELAETSAKFNTMLRAMGIHQL from the coding sequence ATGAAACATTCATTATTGTCGTCAGAAGAAAAAGTACAGTTGCTTCAAGACTATCAGCCAGGTGCTTTTTTCCTTGCTTCCCCTAAACGCACGATACTTGCAGAAGGGATTTTCCAGCATATTGAAACCAATCAGCTAAATGAACTATCCACAAGGGTAGCGCATGTATTTGACGATGCCAAACAAGCTGGAATTCAAACACCGATTGTGGCTGGTGCTGTCCCATTTGATCCGGCGCAGCCCGTTCGTTTAAATGTACCAGTCCATGTACAGTTTAGTGATCCACTCGAATTTCAACAAGGTGATGAGGAGTCAGAAGCGGTATCGCCATCCTATGAGGTGACACCTGTCCCTGCTCCAGATGTCTACATGGAAGGTGTGAACGAAGGATTAGCTAAAATTGAGAACGGAGAGCTTAGCAAAATCGTACTCTCTCGATCTCTCCATCTCAAAGCAAATCGAGATATTCATACGAAAACAATACTCGAACGACTGGCTCGTCATAATACGACTGGCTATACGTTTGCTGCAAATATAGCTGACCCGAAGGCTTCCCAAAAGCGCATACTTCTTGGGGCAAGCCCTGAGCTGCTTCTTTCAAAAACTGGTTCATCTGTGATTTCCAATCCACTCGCTGGTTCTCGGCCGCGCAGTTCAGATCCAGTAGAAGACCAGCGTCGTCATGATGAACTCCTTACTTCAGCGAAGGATTTACACGAGCACGCAGTGGTTGTCGAAGCTGTCACTAAAGCGCTTACTCCTTATTGTCATACATTAGATGTGCCAGCATCACCATCCGTCATACAAACAGAAACGATGTGGCATTTGTCTACTGTGGTCAAAGGTGAATTAACAGATTCTAGTGTGTCCTCTATTGATTTAGCGATTAGCCTTCATCCTACACCTGCAGTATGCGGAACACCTACAGCAGATGCACGTGAAGCCATTCGTGCGATTGAACCCTTCGATCGAGGATTTTTTACAGGAATGATCGGCTGGGCAGATAATAATGGTGATGGTGATTGGATTGTCACCATTCGTTGTGCAGAAGCTGAGGGTCACTCCCTTCGCCTCTTTGCTGGTGCAGGAGTGGTCAAAGGATCAAAAGCAGAGGATGAGCTAGCCGAAACATCTGCAAAATTTAACACGATGCTTCGTGCGATGGGCATCCATCAGCTATAA
- a CDS encoding isochorismatase family protein, translating into MAIPTIPAYPMPSTHDLPENKVNWIPDPKRAVLLIHDMQQYFLNAFQQDTSPITELVQHIEQLRDTCNELGIPVVYTAQPGDQDPKDRALLTDFWGPGLGDDEALTKIIDQLAPSEADTMLTKWRYSAFKKSNFLDILQEGGRDQLIITGVYAHIGCMLTAAEAFMLDIETFFVADAVADFSLKHHKMAMTYAAERCAVTTTTNQLIRRLSGLEAESDDLSFEAILQQVAEHLQIQPNEIPLDENLVYLGLDSIRMMSLAEKWRQQGATVNFVELAANPTLAHWRTLLFPEKQPSIPNIDYL; encoded by the coding sequence ATGGCAATCCCTACTATTCCTGCATATCCAATGCCAAGCACACATGATTTACCTGAAAATAAAGTGAACTGGATACCGGATCCGAAACGTGCTGTTCTGCTGATACATGACATGCAGCAATATTTTTTAAATGCTTTTCAACAAGATACATCACCGATCACAGAGTTAGTTCAGCATATTGAACAATTACGTGACACATGCAATGAACTTGGCATTCCAGTCGTTTATACAGCTCAGCCTGGTGACCAAGACCCGAAGGATCGTGCCCTATTAACAGATTTTTGGGGACCTGGACTTGGTGATGATGAAGCATTGACAAAAATCATTGATCAGCTTGCTCCATCTGAGGCAGATACAATGCTGACAAAATGGCGTTATAGCGCATTCAAAAAATCTAATTTTTTGGATATTCTTCAAGAGGGCGGGCGTGATCAATTGATCATTACTGGCGTATATGCACATATTGGCTGTATGTTGACAGCCGCAGAAGCATTCATGCTCGATATTGAAACCTTCTTTGTCGCAGATGCCGTCGCTGACTTTTCATTGAAACATCACAAAATGGCCATGACCTATGCAGCTGAACGCTGTGCGGTCACCACAACAACAAATCAACTCATTCGTCGTTTATCAGGATTGGAAGCAGAAAGTGATGATCTATCCTTTGAAGCCATTCTTCAGCAAGTAGCTGAGCATCTTCAAATTCAGCCGAATGAAATACCGCTTGACGAGAATCTCGTCTACCTTGGACTTGATTCTATTAGAATGATGAGCCTAGCGGAAAAGTGGAGACAGCAAGGAGCGACAGTCAATTTCGTTGAGCTTGCAGCAAATCCAACGCTCGCTCATTGGCGGACTCTTCTTTTCCCAGAAAAACAGCCATCTATTCCAAATATCGATTACTTGTAA
- a CDS encoding (2,3-dihydroxybenzoyl)adenylate synthase has product MFVQPPTWPKEFAKRYRENGCWRGETFGGMLRERAASLGNKTAITYADTHMSYQELNERVSSLAAGFHQLGIQKGSRVVVQLPNIPAFFEVIFALFRIGALPVFSLPSHRSSEITYFIEFAEADAYVIPDIDGGFDYRTLARQVKEKLPSLPHVIVAGEAEEFLGLDDLRKDPALDPQIHVEASDIAFLQLSGGSTGLSKLIPRTHDDYIYSLWKSNEVCELTQESVYLAVLPVAHNYPLSSPGVLGTLYAGGRVVLAPGSSPDVVFPLIEKERATITAVVPPIALIWLEAAPHRSDDLSSLEVLQVGGAKFSAEAAKRVMPALGCKLQQVFGMAEGLVNYTRLGDPEHVIIHTQGRPMSEYDEVLVVDDEDKPVPHEVAGHLLTRGPYTIRGYYKADEQNKKAFTPDGFYRTGDIVRLTKEGNVVVEGRDKDQINRGGEKVAAEEVENHLLAHADIHDAAMVSMPDPFLGERSCAFVIAKGNNKPAPHVLKSFLRERGLAAYKIPDRIEWIDAFPQTGVGKVSKKALRELAAIHTANV; this is encoded by the coding sequence ATGTTTGTTCAACCACCTACATGGCCAAAAGAATTTGCAAAACGCTACCGTGAAAACGGCTGTTGGCGTGGGGAAACCTTTGGCGGTATGCTTCGTGAACGCGCCGCATCATTAGGAAATAAAACAGCGATTACATACGCTGATACGCACATGAGCTACCAAGAACTTAATGAGCGCGTCAGCAGTCTTGCCGCCGGTTTTCATCAGCTTGGAATTCAAAAAGGAAGTCGAGTTGTCGTGCAGCTTCCGAACATTCCTGCTTTTTTTGAGGTCATTTTCGCTTTATTTCGTATCGGTGCTTTACCCGTCTTCTCTCTGCCGTCTCATAGAAGCAGTGAAATCACTTATTTTATTGAGTTTGCCGAAGCAGACGCATATGTCATACCAGATATCGATGGCGGCTTTGATTATCGAACGCTCGCACGTCAAGTGAAAGAAAAGCTTCCCTCATTACCTCATGTCATTGTTGCAGGGGAAGCTGAGGAATTCCTTGGCTTAGATGATTTGCGCAAGGACCCAGCACTTGATCCCCAAATTCATGTAGAGGCAAGCGATATTGCATTTCTTCAGTTATCTGGAGGCAGCACAGGCCTTTCTAAGCTTATTCCTCGCACGCATGATGACTATATTTATAGTCTTTGGAAAAGCAATGAGGTGTGCGAGCTCACACAAGAAAGTGTGTATCTAGCTGTACTTCCAGTTGCGCACAACTATCCATTAAGCTCGCCTGGAGTCCTTGGGACGTTATACGCAGGCGGAAGAGTCGTTCTTGCACCTGGATCAAGCCCTGATGTCGTCTTTCCACTCATTGAAAAAGAACGGGCGACCATTACCGCTGTCGTCCCACCTATCGCATTGATTTGGCTAGAAGCCGCTCCTCATCGATCAGATGACTTATCGAGTCTTGAAGTCTTACAAGTCGGTGGTGCTAAATTCAGTGCTGAGGCAGCAAAACGAGTGATGCCTGCCCTTGGATGTAAGTTACAGCAAGTTTTTGGCATGGCAGAAGGTCTGGTCAACTATACCAGATTAGGTGATCCTGAACATGTCATTATTCATACACAAGGACGCCCGATGTCTGAATATGATGAGGTACTAGTGGTTGATGATGAGGACAAGCCCGTCCCGCATGAAGTGGCTGGACATCTTTTAACAAGAGGACCTTACACGATTCGCGGCTACTATAAAGCCGATGAACAAAATAAAAAAGCATTTACACCCGATGGCTTTTATAGAACAGGTGACATCGTACGATTAACCAAAGAAGGAAATGTTGTTGTAGAAGGTAGAGACAAGGATCAAATCAACCGTGGCGGTGAAAAGGTTGCTGCTGAAGAAGTTGAAAACCATTTACTTGCGCATGCTGACATTCATGATGCCGCCATGGTATCCATGCCGGATCCATTTCTTGGCGAACGCTCATGTGCCTTTGTTATCGCGAAAGGAAACAACAAACCAGCACCGCATGTCTTAAAATCATTTCTAAGAGAACGAGGGCTCGCAGCCTATAAAATTCCTGACCGCATTGAATGGATCGATGCGTTCCCACAAACAGGTGTAGGCAAAGTCAGTAAAAAAGCATTAAGAGAATTAGCTGCAATCCATACTGCCAACGTATAA
- a CDS encoding 2,3-dihydro-2,3-dihydroxybenzoate dehydrogenase — protein MKNSGLSQKIALVTGAGQGIGQAVAKRLTEEGAIIAAVDANEDQLQSTVRQMNDEGIRAFAYPGDITDQTSVQHIVDQIEKQLGPIYLLVNVAGILRMGSIDQLSADDWQQTFAVNTHGVFYVSQAVSKYMMKRSEGVIVTVSSNAGAIPRMNMAAYAASKAAATSFTKTLGLELAAYGIRCNVVSPGSTATPMQWALWADEQGEDQVIKGSLETYKTGIPLQKIANPQNIADAVIFFASEQSNHITMQNLTIDGGATLGI, from the coding sequence ATGAAAAACAGTGGTCTATCTCAAAAAATAGCCCTGGTCACAGGCGCAGGACAAGGTATTGGACAAGCAGTCGCAAAAAGACTAACCGAGGAAGGTGCGATTATTGCAGCAGTTGACGCAAATGAAGATCAGCTGCAAAGCACCGTCAGGCAAATGAATGATGAAGGCATACGTGCCTTTGCCTATCCAGGTGACATCACCGATCAAACTTCTGTTCAGCACATTGTTGATCAAATTGAAAAGCAGCTTGGACCCATTTATTTACTGGTCAATGTAGCAGGCATTCTTCGAATGGGTTCTATCGACCAGCTTAGTGCAGACGACTGGCAACAAACTTTCGCAGTTAACACACACGGTGTCTTTTACGTATCTCAAGCTGTCTCCAAATACATGATGAAAAGATCAGAAGGGGTCATTGTGACTGTCAGCTCTAACGCAGGTGCCATTCCTAGAATGAATATGGCTGCCTATGCCGCTTCAAAAGCAGCAGCTACTTCCTTTACAAAAACGCTTGGATTAGAGCTGGCAGCCTACGGGATCAGGTGCAACGTCGTCTCTCCCGGCTCTACCGCAACACCTATGCAATGGGCTTTATGGGCTGATGAACAAGGAGAAGATCAGGTGATTAAAGGCTCATTAGAGACGTATAAAACCGGTATTCCTTTACAAAAAATCGCTAATCCTCAAAACATCGCTGATGCAGTCATTTTCTTTGCATCTGAGCAATCCAATCATATTACGATGCAGAATCTCACAATTGATGGCGGCGCAACACTCGGAATCTAG
- a CDS encoding DUF4885 family protein, which translates to MNINTSYPTSAPNNQNRIDYKGQSAIKSTNEVMTEADKRMKVLDEKYQKINEQNKRFKDPHGHIFDKYRNPNSPYFRNDLTKPEREAAYSIEIGWANSGTGGHYNSNDAAFRNEKRYDPTQESVEKKILNRQKVNEQLQSLFSKNGITIPKNTNLTFTIDPNNFKLVVSGSKDESLTKQIEELLNTSNNTRELFFHIMKSRNDDSTQFTPDSLAKFHLVNQIKTVTGYNLKDLNIVNGQFVTDKGVNIFDIYKEDLLKNPYTAEHARIAASHYGAQLFDLAKNGFDSIPDLVLSIGYQNGSLHDIGQKVNYGVTK; encoded by the coding sequence ATGAATATTAATACGTCATACCCGACAAGTGCGCCTAACAATCAGAACCGAATCGACTATAAAGGTCAATCAGCTATTAAAAGTACAAATGAGGTGATGACCGAAGCTGATAAACGAATGAAAGTATTAGATGAAAAATATCAAAAAATAAATGAACAAAATAAACGTTTCAAAGATCCTCATGGCCATATATTTGATAAGTATCGAAATCCAAACTCCCCTTATTTCAGAAATGATTTAACCAAACCGGAAAGAGAGGCGGCTTACTCTATTGAAATTGGATGGGCTAATAGTGGAACAGGAGGGCATTATAATTCTAATGATGCCGCCTTCCGTAATGAAAAACGGTATGATCCAACCCAAGAAAGTGTAGAAAAGAAAATACTCAATCGTCAAAAGGTCAACGAACAATTACAAAGTTTATTCTCTAAAAACGGTATAACCATTCCTAAAAACACAAATTTAACTTTTACCATTGACCCGAACAATTTTAAATTAGTGGTAAGTGGTTCAAAAGACGAATCGCTGACTAAACAAATAGAAGAACTATTAAATACAAGCAACAATACAAGAGAATTATTTTTCCATATTATGAAAAGTAGAAATGATGATTCGACTCAATTCACGCCTGATTCTCTTGCTAAATTCCACCTTGTGAATCAAATCAAAACGGTGACAGGCTACAATTTAAAAGACTTAAATATTGTAAACGGTCAATTTGTAACGGATAAAGGGGTCAATATTTTTGATATATACAAAGAAGATCTCCTGAAAAACCCATACACAGCAGAACATGCACGAATTGCCGCTTCACATTACGGAGCACAGCTATTTGATCTAGCCAAAAACGGGTTTGATTCTATTCCCGATTTGGTGTTATCTATTGGTTATCAAAACGGGTCGTTACATGACATTGGACAAAAGGTGAATTACGGAGTAACAAAATGA